GGAATCGGACATCAATGGTAGATGCTAATGGCACCACAAGCTACACCTATGATGGATTAAACCATCTGTTATCCGCGACCAATACAGACACCATAGCCTACGAATACGACTTGAACAGTAACATCCAAAAGATCATCTATCCTGACGGCACCGAAGTAAGTTATACCTACAACGGATTAAACCAACCAATAACCGTTACAGAAAACATGGACACTACCCAAATCACCTATGATCAGACAGGCAATCGAATCAGTGAAATCCTACCAAACGGAACTAACATAACCTACAGCTATGATCTAGGTGGACGACTTACAGCCGTTGAGCACATATATAATAACGAAACCATAGCAGGAAGCATATACACCCTTGATAACATAGGAAATCGTCTTACAGTAACCGATCAGAATGTAGATACAACCAATTACACCTATGATGAACTATATCAATTAATCAAGGTAGAATATCCAGATGGGCAAATAGAAGAATACACCTACGACCCAGTCGGCAACAGAACCCACAAAAACAATACAACATACCAGTATAATCAAGCAAATCGTCTAATCCAAGTGGATGAAATCACATATCAGAATGATGCAAACGGAAACCTAATATCCATCGGAGAATCCGTCTACTATCAGTATGACTATGAAAATCGTCTCGTAACCTATACCGACACAAACAGCACTACCCAGTACAGCTATGATGGAGACGGCAACCGAACCAAACAAACCGTAACCGATGCCATATACACCAAAGAATATACATACATATACGATATCACAAAAGGAAACCCATCCCTGCTTGTAGAAACAGATAATACTGGAAGCCATAACAACTACACCTATGCAGGACGCGTACTCAGTCGTTACGGACCAGAAGGACAGATTTATTACCATCAAGACGGACTAGGAAGCATCGTACTGATTACAGACGAAACAAGCCAACCGTTAAACCAATACGAATATGACGCCTTTGGAAGCACAAGAACCGTCACTGAAAGCGTATACAATCCAGTCATGTTCACAGGAGAATTCTATGATGCAAACGGATTACTCTTCCTGCGAGCCAGATACTACGACCCAACAGTCGGAAGATTTCTCAGCAAAGACACCTACCTAGGAAGCCTGGAAGACCCATTAACCCAGAACCTGTACGCCTATGTAGGCAACAACCCAGTATTGTATATAGACCCATCAGGACATTTGAAAATCTGCTCAGGAGCACAAGCGACTAGTATGGGGATGGACTTCTTTCCAGTGATAGGGAATGTAAAAGCAGGAGTAGAAGCACTATCAGGTAAAGACTACATCACAGGAGAAGAACTGGCAGGCTGGGAAAGACTGTTAGCAGGGGCAGGAATCTTCCTTGGCGGCGGAGCAAAACAACTCAAGCATATAGACAAGCTTGGTGATTTGGCTGGGTTAGCTAAGGGGACGGGTAATGCTCCATACTCCCATGTACCTGATTCAAAAAGTGTAGGATCAGGGAAGAATTTTACACAAGCACAAAAACAAAAAATTATTGAGGAAAACATGAAGAAAAATGGTGGTACAATTAAATCAGACATGTCAGGTAAAGAATTAGTACCTGCACAAAAAAGTCAGAAGGGTGTTAAGCCATCACCAAATGAAGTGCAAATTGACCACATTAGCCCAAAAAGTAAAGGTGGCAGTAACAGCAATTCAAATGCACAAGTCCTCTCTAGAGAGGAAAATAGGAAGAAATCGAATAAGTGAGGTGGGATACCATGTTCGGTAAGAAAAAGGTTTTTGAAGATTTACCAAATACGATGGTATTAACAACAAAAGAAGTTATTGCGAATAAGAGAGGAATCTTATTTGTGTCACACGATGCTGACGACGGAATGTGGCAGTTTCATTGTGGTACTGACGTGGATATGGAAGATGCTATGATGGTTGCGCTTGAAGAAATAATTGATTTTGACCCTGCAATTACTGCTATTGCCGATTTACCTTTAGGGTGGGTCGCATGGCGAGAAGATATTACTAGCCCTTGGAAGAGAGAAGAAGCGAATTGAAAGAGCAAGCCTTGATTGGCTTCGTGCCTTTCAAGGTTTTCTTTTTGGTGGGGGCTACCCAGTGCCGAATGACCCCATCATTCAACCAATAACACATATAACACATGTAATACCCGTATAAAGATTTCATCATTTCCGTTGTACGCACAACGAAGATTGAATTTTATACC
The Desulfuribacillus stibiiarsenatis DNA segment above includes these coding regions:
- a CDS encoding RHS repeat-associated core domain-containing protein; translation: MYSYYPESRQTVVTDERGNQVRFFYDEYYRITRTDYPNYYHSYTAYDLNHNVISQTDKNKNTTYYTYDSMGNMLTKTDPGPLGYTTTVVYNVLNNPVHVTDQAGNPTTYAYDQNGNMLSMSRQIGSGTANMAFVYNQFGQVVETTDPNSKTTYFNYDQYGYLSSVTNSLGYINTSTYDTVGRKLTETDSRGNVPDADPAAYTWSYTYDSVGNVLTVTDPIGNVISNTYDLNNNLISTIDARGNTTIYTYDENNNRISVTDSLNNTTSYTYDAAGNRDSVTNANGHTSTFEYDNLNRLVTNTDPMGESEIYTLDGNGNIIARTDRNGNVTNFQFDALNRIVQIIDANEGSTAFIYDPLGNKISETDTKGNITNYTYNQASQITSVTDPLGNTTAYSYDLAGNLLTTTNAMGAIITYDYDDVNQPITIIDPLGSISAIEYDSVGNTVNRIDGNGVSTLYEYNALNQIISVTNALGHITNYTYDENSNLTATTDANGNSTIYSYDALNRLISETDPLGHMIVREYDHMGNQKKVIKPDGTIINYNYDQNNRLASIAYPDNNQTTYTYDKVGNRTSMVDANGTTSYTYDGLNHLLSATNTDTIAYEYDLNSNIQKIIYPDGTEVSYTYNGLNQPITVTENMDTTQITYDQTGNRISEILPNGTNITYSYDLGGRLTAVEHIYNNETIAGSIYTLDNIGNRLTVTDQNVDTTNYTYDELYQLIKVEYPDGQIEEYTYDPVGNRTHKNNTTYQYNQANRLIQVDEITYQNDANGNLISIGESVYYQYDYENRLVTYTDTNSTTQYSYDGDGNRTKQTVTDAIYTKEYTYIYDITKGNPSLLVETDNTGSHNNYTYAGRVLSRYGPEGQIYYHQDGLGSIVLITDETSQPLNQYEYDAFGSTRTVTESVYNPVMFTGEFYDANGLLFLRARYYDPTVGRFLSKDTYLGSLEDPLTQNLYAYVGNNPVLYIDPSGHLKICSGAQATSMGMDFFPVIGNVKAGVEALSGKDYITGEELAGWERLLAGAGIFLGGGAKQLKHIDKLGDLAGLAKGTGNAPYSHVPDSKSVGSGKNFTQAQKQKIIEENMKKNGGTIKSDMSGKELVPAQKSQKGVKPSPNEVQIDHISPKSKGGSNSNSNAQVLSREENRKKSNK